Proteins from a genomic interval of Atribacterota bacterium:
- a CDS encoding thiamine diphosphokinase, which translates to MVESPQRIVIVGNGEDWQKEKIISFCQSADFIIAADNGLSLLHEFNINPDLIIGDLDSASSNLLQHYPNTPIEKFPSKKDFSDLELCIKKAISMNPKEIVLLAITGNYFDHSYAAIINLFRNYKPGIRMNIITSNSLIFPINRKTTLLHLKGRRFSLFPLSTIKNLTMKGVQYQFPKKNLKVTDYSLSNVIIGERLEIDLEKGLLFCVLFDKGWQ; encoded by the coding sequence ATGGTCGAATCTCCACAAAGAATTGTAATAGTAGGCAATGGAGAAGACTGGCAAAAGGAGAAAATAATATCTTTTTGCCAATCAGCTGATTTTATAATTGCTGCTGATAATGGATTATCCTTGCTCCATGAGTTTAATATAAATCCAGACCTTATTATTGGTGATCTGGATAGTGCATCATCTAATTTATTACAACACTACCCCAATACCCCAATTGAGAAATTTCCCAGTAAAAAAGATTTCAGCGATTTGGAGTTATGTATTAAGAAGGCTATTAGTATGAATCCTAAAGAAATTGTACTTTTGGCAATAACGGGTAATTATTTTGATCATAGTTATGCCGCCATTATCAACCTCTTCCGCAATTATAAGCCAGGAATCCGGATGAACATTATCACTTCTAATTCCCTTATTTTTCCCATCAATAGAAAAACTACCTTACTTCATCTCAAAGGCAGAAGATTTTCTCTCTTCCCCTTAAGTACTATAAAAAATCTCACTATGAAGGGGGTTCAATATCAATTCCCTAAAAAAAACTTGAAGGTTACCGACTACAGTCTCAGTAATGTTATTATTGGGGAGAGGCTGGAAATTGATTTGGAAAAGGGATTGCTCTTCTGTGTTCTATTTGATAAGGGTTGGCAATGA
- a CDS encoding C69 family dipeptidase: MIFKFRILIEISSILLFMILIKRSVFCCTNMNMGKNASADGSVMNMGSQEGEFNPNIIIITGKKFEQGSIAPVYLNRFQDGAPHSVPVIKVGEIPQVERTYTYFQSCFSFMNEHQVFISDELLVGKPELENPNGIMDSDQLMVFALQRAKTAREAIMVAGKLAEKYGYSSNYGGPEAWSVGDPNEVWWFEIFGGGADWTPDSGRPGAVWVAQRVPDDHVSFNCNRSRIGKINLNDYDYFMGSSNIYTLAEEMGWWDPHSGEPFIWYEVYADGKALFVSNPDPEIELREWRLVSLVAPSMEPDPNQKRWPFSIKPDKKLSVQDIMAIQKDVYKGTVFDLTEGPLAGHWGSPDRFSMSSVHRAISHWSTTYHLIVQTRNWLPDPIGGLMWFGWDKAATSVQMPIYCGITELPDRFNNQSREIFHRDSAYWAFNFVSNWANLNYEYMIRDITEAREYLMYDMFTLQPAIEATALELYEKDPSLAIRFLTNYSVNTANKVVDYWWDLSNRLIAKYVDGAAVGEPSPKYSDSWQKADKEFQEGKK; encoded by the coding sequence ATGATATTTAAATTTAGAATTCTCATTGAAATTAGTTCCATACTTTTATTTATGATTTTAATAAAAAGAAGTGTTTTTTGTTGTACCAATATGAATATGGGGAAAAATGCCTCAGCTGATGGTTCCGTTATGAATATGGGCTCCCAAGAAGGGGAATTTAATCCAAACATTATAATCATTACTGGAAAAAAGTTTGAACAAGGATCAATAGCACCGGTTTATTTAAATAGATTTCAGGATGGTGCACCGCATTCTGTTCCGGTCATAAAAGTTGGTGAAATACCTCAAGTAGAAAGAACATATACCTATTTCCAATCTTGTTTTTCTTTCATGAACGAACACCAGGTTTTTATAAGCGATGAACTATTAGTGGGTAAACCTGAGTTGGAAAATCCGAATGGAATTATGGATTCAGACCAACTTATGGTGTTTGCTTTGCAAAGAGCAAAAACAGCTAGAGAAGCTATCATGGTTGCCGGTAAACTTGCTGAAAAATATGGATATAGTTCAAATTACGGAGGACCAGAGGCTTGGTCGGTAGGTGATCCAAATGAAGTATGGTGGTTTGAAATCTTTGGCGGTGGAGCGGATTGGACCCCAGATTCTGGTAGACCAGGAGCAGTATGGGTAGCTCAAAGAGTCCCGGATGATCATGTATCTTTTAATTGTAATCGTAGCAGGATAGGTAAAATTAACCTTAACGATTATGATTATTTCATGGGTTCCTCAAATATATATACTCTAGCTGAAGAAATGGGTTGGTGGGATCCTCACTCCGGAGAGCCGTTTATTTGGTATGAAGTATATGCTGATGGGAAAGCATTATTTGTAAGTAATCCAGATCCTGAAATTGAACTTCGCGAATGGCGTCTTGTCAGCTTAGTAGCACCATCTATGGAACCTGATCCAAATCAAAAAAGATGGCCTTTTTCAATTAAACCTGATAAGAAGCTATCAGTACAAGATATAATGGCTATTCAGAAAGATGTTTACAAGGGTACTGTATTTGATTTAACAGAAGGTCCGCTGGCTGGTCATTGGGGAAGCCCTGATCGTTTTAGCATGTCATCAGTTCATCGTGCTATTTCACACTGGTCAACGACATATCATTTGATTGTACAAACAAGAAACTGGTTACCTGATCCAATAGGTGGTTTAATGTGGTTTGGTTGGGATAAAGCAGCAACAAGTGTTCAAATGCCAATATACTGTGGTATAACTGAATTACCAGATAGATTCAATAATCAGTCACGAGAAATATTCCATAGAGACAGTGCTTATTGGGCTTTTAACTTTGTAAGCAATTGGGCAAACCTGAATTATGAATACATGATTAGGGATATAACCGAAGCCCGAGAGTATTTGATGTACGATATGTTTACTTTACAACCTGCTATCGAAGCTACTGCCTTGGAATTATATGAAAAAGATCCATCCCTAGCTATTCGTTTTCTTACAAACTATTCAGTTAATACAGCCAACAAGGTAGTGGATTACTGGTGGGATTTAAGCAATAGACTTATTGCAAAATATGTTGATGGTGCTGCAGTTGGAGAACCCTCCCCAAAATATTCTGATAGTTGGCAAAAGGCTGACAAAGAATTTCAAGAAGGGAAAAAATAA